The Arachis hypogaea cultivar Tifrunner chromosome 14, arahy.Tifrunner.gnm2.J5K5, whole genome shotgun sequence DNA window CACActctattctctttattttcCGCCATGTTTATGTTCTCTCAAGGTTCTGAGCTTGAAGATGCGTCAGAGCGACGCTACCGAACTGGTATCAACGCTATTGTCTAGTTGTCCCGTTCTTGAAGAATTCTACTTCGATGGATTCTGCGGAACGATGAGAATTACCGCGGCTCCTAAATTGAAGAAAGTGGTTGTCAACAATGAGAGTTTTATGTGGTCAACGGAGCTGTTTGAGATAGATGCGCCGTCGTTAGAGTATTTTTCACTTAAGGACATGGATCCTGAACGCTATGTGGTTAAGAATTTGGACAATGTGATGGAAGCAGAGTTCTCAATAATGCTGGATATGAGAAAAAGTTCAACTGGCTTGTTCAATCTTCTTCATGGATTATCTAGTGTTAAATCTTTGCATGTAAATATTTCTTTTGAGGGGTCACTTCCAGAAATTTCCACGGATGATGTAAGCTACGGAGTGAAACACAATCTTAATTATATGAATGTTGAATTTTCAATTATAGTAACTTAACCCTTTTTCTTTTTGATGTTTGTAATTACAACTTTCCAATTCCCCAATTCCCCAATTTGATTCGCCTGCGTTTTGATGGAACTTCTATGTTAGATTTGCTGCCATGCTTTCTTCAGATTCACCCAAGCTTGAAACTCTAATCATTGAGGTATGTAAAGGAGTATAGAATACATCGTTGTTCCGTACTGAGGTTTAAAAATACCTAAAGATATCAATTTTTTCACAGtataataatcaaattttttGTAGCTGAATAATCAAATTTTGTTTAGGTGTTTGTTTGGATATGATGATAAATTCATATGTATTGATACGTTAAAAATATGAACAAATAACAATATGACATGTGGAATTTATTTTTCCAGcatctttttttaatatatatatatatatatatatatatatatatatatcactacttttactaaaacacttttataatttaataaaaataaaaaatatttttatttaattttttaaaagacttAAATACTTTTTTATGTTAGACAAAAATTACCGTTTCAAATTAATCAGATggtttaattttatagtttcaaaatttaaataa harbors:
- the LOC112740366 gene encoding putative F-box protein At3g58860 codes for the protein MCKSEKKSRLEEEDRLSNLTDDVLCHVLSFLDTQSACKTSTLSKSWHHKSLWALLPHVSFSYFSYSFRQNPKSHFQSFNRFINRVLNSYQPLQQQNQGNKRFSLNYHSDSSFEPNQFNKWIRGALERNAEEIEVNVDLTMVVQVPVSVFSSVTLTTLKLQGEATLYSLYFPPCLCSLKVLSLKMRQSDATELVSTLLSSCPVLEEFYFDGFCGTMRITAAPKLKKVVVNNESFMWSTELFEIDAPSLEYFSLKDMDPERYVVKNLDNVMEAEFSIMLDMRKSSTGLFNLLHGLSSVKSLHVNISFEGSLPEISTDDVSYGVKHNLNYMNVEFSIIVT